A single region of the Salvia miltiorrhiza cultivar Shanhuang (shh) chromosome 8, IMPLAD_Smil_shh, whole genome shotgun sequence genome encodes:
- the LOC131000212 gene encoding uncharacterized protein LOC131000212: MATYGGLQHLFEMPLPENPRFHDSWKHGGDDDDDHHHSFTEIFAQLYLKEHLDRDPLPELTSSSSSLFTLSPTSSLSSELSHEVHPTESSDEEESHARSQWRRSRGSYGGFPPPISCMGKSCLQPIRRNGRLILTEMRISTQEFLHACRENGRLKVHVVHSDEEDEDDGKLELHACRQNGRLELSINVQSEDVDVDGDEA; encoded by the coding sequence ATGGCAACCTACGGTGGGCTGCAGCACCTGTTTGAGATGCCATTGCCTGAAAATCCAAGATTTCATGATTCATGGAAACACGGCGGTGACGACGACGACGACCACCACCATTCTTTTACAGAGATATTTGCTCAACTCTATCTCAAGGAGCATCTCGATCGAGATCCCTTGCCGGAGTTGACGTCGTCGTCCTCCTCCCTCTTCACGCTCTCTCCCACGTCCTCCCTCTCGTCGGAGCTCTCCCACGAGGTGCACCCCACGGAGAGCTCGGACGAGGAGGAGAGCCACGCGAGGAGCCAGTGGAGGAGGTCGAGGGGAAGCTACGGGGGGTTCCCGCCCCCGATCTCTTGCATGGGGAAGAGCTGCCTGCAGCCGATACGGCGGAACGGGAGGTTGATTCTGACGGAGATGAGGATCTCGACGCAGGAGTTCCTGCACGCATGCCGCGAGAACGGCCGCCTCAAGGTGCACGTCGTCCACTCCGACGAGGAGGACGAGGACGACGGGAAGCTCGAGCTGCATGCGTGCCGCCAGAATGGGCGTCTCGAGCTCAGCATTAATGTTCAGTCGGAGGACGTGGACGTGGACGGGGACGAGGCATGA
- the LOC131000211 gene encoding N-carbamoylputrescine amidase isoform X2 has protein sequence MQKLAKELGVVIPVSFFEEANNAHYNSVVVIDADGTDLGLYRKSHIPDGPGYQEKFYFNPGDTGFKVFQTKFAKIGVGICWDQWFPEAARAMVLQGAEILFYPTAIGSEPQDEGLDSRDHWKRVMQGHAGANLVPLVASNRIGKETIETEHGKSDITFYGNSFIAGPTGELIANADDKDEAVLVAEFDLDKIKSKRHSWGIFRDRRPDLYEVLLTLDGSNISL, from the exons ATGCAGAAACTGGCAAAAGAATTGGGAGTAGTCATACCAGTTAGCTTTTTCGAGGAGGCAAACAATGCACATTATAATTCAGTAGTTGTGATTGATGCTGATGGGACAGATCTTGGGCTATACAGGAAATCCCACATCCCAGATGGGCCAG GTTACCAAGAGAAGTTTTACTTCAATCCAGGTGACACTGGTTTTAAG GTGTTCCAAACTAAATTCGCCAAGATTGGAGTTG GTATTTGCTGGGATCAGTGGTTTCCGGAGGCAGCTCGGGCCATGGTACTTCAAGGTGCAGAAATATTGTTCTATCCCACTGCCATTGGCTCTGAACCTCAAGATGAAGGCCTAGATTCGCGAGACCATTGGAAACGGGTGATGCAAGGCCATGCTGGAGCTAATTTG GTACCTTTAGTAGCATCAAACCGCATCGGTAAAGAAACCATAGAGACTGAACATGGCAAGAGTGACATCACATTCTATGGGAATTCGTTTATAGCAG GTCCCACCGGAGAACTGATTGCTAATGCTGATGATAAAGATGAAGCAGTTCTTGTTGCAGAATTCGATCTGGACAAGATCAAATCCAAGAGGCATAGTTGGGGGATATTTCGCGATCGACGCCCGGATTTATACGAGGTTCTTCTAACCTTAGATGGCAGTAACATTTCCCTTTGA